In the Acidimicrobiia bacterium genome, one interval contains:
- a CDS encoding (2Fe-2S)-binding protein: protein MKLPINVTVNGEAWPLDVEPNDILLDVLRSRVGAKGAKIGCERGDCGTCTILLDGRSVRSCLVLAVEADGHEITTVEGIPDNGVLSALQDLFISHNSFQCGFCAPGIVLGAHELLRDNPNPSRHDVQHALAGNLCRCTGYEPIIDAVLAAAGEDQS, encoded by the coding sequence ATGAAACTACCCATCAATGTGACCGTGAACGGCGAGGCCTGGCCGCTCGACGTCGAACCCAACGACATCCTGCTCGACGTTCTCCGCAGCCGGGTCGGGGCCAAGGGAGCCAAGATCGGCTGCGAGCGCGGCGACTGCGGAACGTGCACCATCCTGCTCGACGGCCGGAGCGTCCGGTCGTGCCTGGTGCTCGCCGTCGAAGCAGACGGACACGAGATCACGACAGTCGAAGGGATACCGGACAACGGCGTCCTGAGCGCCCTCCAGGATCTGTTCATCAGCCACAACTCGTTCCAGTGCGGGTTCTGTGCGCCCGGCATCGTGCTGGGCGCCCACGAACTCCTTCGCGACAACCCGAATCCCTCCCGCCACGACGTCCAGCATGCGCTGGCCGGCAACCTCTGCCGGTGCACAGGGTACGAGCCGATCATCGATGCCGTCCTTGCCGCGGCCGGGGAGGATCAGTCGTGA
- a CDS encoding low temperature requirement protein A produces MRTTMLRPPRLRTVETEAIERRVTWTELFYDLVFVVAVAGLGRRLLEDTSWTGFWSFAGLFVPLWWAWAGFTFYADRYDTDDLGQRLLAVAQMVTVALMAASISGGAAEPLVAYALSFVAARTILIVMYLRARRHVPETRQLVTGYTKGMSLAVLFWLVSVFVPEPARYVLWAIGLAIDFATPYRMRRVQAKVPLDVAHIPERFGLFTILVLGESIAAVVAGLEEEVWTSLATVAAAIAVLITTGLWWVYFDNLDGTVVRRRADQMKAWKPTTWIYGHLPLMIGLVMTAIGLEHAIVAVEHHEMHSADVWLLTGGMALVFAVLALIQYSSEAGDPGSPGAIRQLWITRFRLAGAVLVVIIGLLFPAGNPLALVIALAAVCALQVVGDIFITDRVNV; encoded by the coding sequence ATGCGAACCACGATGCTCCGGCCGCCCCGCTTGCGGACGGTCGAGACCGAAGCCATAGAACGCAGGGTCACCTGGACCGAGCTGTTCTACGACCTCGTCTTTGTCGTCGCAGTTGCCGGGCTGGGTCGCCGGCTCCTGGAGGACACGTCGTGGACCGGGTTCTGGTCGTTCGCCGGGCTGTTCGTCCCGTTGTGGTGGGCCTGGGCGGGGTTCACGTTCTACGCGGATCGATACGACACCGACGATCTCGGGCAGCGGTTGCTGGCCGTGGCGCAAATGGTCACCGTGGCTCTGATGGCAGCCAGCATTTCCGGCGGCGCCGCCGAACCGCTCGTTGCGTACGCCCTTTCCTTCGTAGCCGCCAGAACCATCTTGATCGTGATGTACTTGCGGGCGCGGCGCCACGTTCCGGAGACGCGCCAGCTCGTGACCGGATACACGAAAGGCATGAGCCTGGCAGTGCTGTTCTGGCTGGTGTCCGTCTTCGTCCCGGAGCCGGCACGTTATGTGTTGTGGGCGATCGGGCTGGCCATCGATTTCGCCACTCCGTACAGGATGCGCCGCGTCCAGGCAAAGGTTCCGCTCGACGTCGCTCACATCCCCGAACGCTTCGGACTGTTCACCATCCTGGTGCTCGGCGAGTCGATTGCAGCCGTGGTTGCCGGACTCGAAGAAGAGGTTTGGACCTCGTTGGCGACGGTGGCAGCCGCCATCGCAGTGCTGATCACCACCGGACTCTGGTGGGTCTACTTCGACAACCTCGACGGCACCGTGGTGAGGCGGCGTGCCGATCAGATGAAGGCCTGGAAGCCGACCACCTGGATCTACGGGCACCTTCCGCTCATGATCGGCCTCGTCATGACGGCCATCGGGCTGGAACATGCCATCGTCGCAGTCGAGCATCATGAGATGCACTCAGCGGATGTCTGGCTGTTGACCGGAGGGATGGCACTCGTCTTCGCCGTCCTCGCCCTCATTCAGTACTCGTCGGAAGCCGGCGATCCCGGCAGCCCCGGTGCGATCCGCCAGCTGTGGATCACCCGTTTCCGCCTGGCCGGCGCCGTTCTGGTGGTGATCATCGGGTTGCTGTTCCCAGCCGGGAACCCGCTCGCCCTGGTCATTGCCCTGGCAGCAGTCTGCGCTCTTCAGGTGGTCGGCGATATCTTCATAACCGATCGGGTCAACGTCTAG
- a CDS encoding xanthine dehydrogenase family protein molybdopterin-binding subunit translates to MTVTRQPFEAAVPDDELTYVGTSPPRIDGLDKVSGAARYVDDLDFGPDLLFAAVVETPHAHAIIKRIDTSRAEALPGVVKVVTGADFPFGFGLYMKDRYVFAQDRVRFVGEQVAAVVARDEGTAKRAVQLVDVEYEVLEPVFDPVFAASEDAPLLHPELKNYPHVPWFFPHNDTNIAHWRKTRKGDVEAAFAEADLVFEDTYTVPRFAHCAIEPHAVVSLYDRAGRLTMWSASQSPYTQRHVIAEALEPLGLSHQQIRVITPYVGGGFGGKAGVSMEIMGAALATAVQGHPVKLRFSREQEFYNTYQRQGLEARIKIGVTNDGTITAIEHTMHWDAGAYVEYGANVVNAAGLSATGPYRVPNVKIDSLCVYTNLPPGGPYRGFGYSEFNFGLESHIDRIAHRLGMDPVEFRRKNAIVEGDTLSYGEKMNPSGLLECIDKVADAIDWGTEETSDDPNKVVGKGVALMWKAPAMPPNASSSSFLKFNEDGSINVTVSGMELGQGYLTVMAQIVGEVLAVPPEKIRVETPDTDRNPYEWQTVASHVTWGCGQAVEAAAIEAREKIFEVVHRVHGYEEDSLFLSREAVRCTTDPDFELPLRDFVIAGIETEDGSYRGGPIVGSGMFMPEFTSARSDPETSQGGHPNVHYTVGAAGVVLEVDRQTGKMHVLRTALAVDAGKAINPDLVRGQIVGGLVQGLATVLYEDMRYDEDGRLLNPNFTDYKIPTSLDIPDEIIPIIVEVPQPDGPFGARGVGEHTMIPAAPMIANAVEDALGIRIKSMPVTAEKVALSLWEGEN, encoded by the coding sequence GTGACCGTCACCCGCCAACCTTTCGAGGCAGCAGTCCCCGACGACGAACTCACCTACGTCGGGACATCTCCCCCCCGAATCGACGGGCTGGACAAGGTGAGCGGCGCGGCCCGCTACGTCGATGACCTCGACTTCGGTCCCGATCTCCTCTTCGCAGCGGTGGTGGAGACGCCGCACGCCCACGCCATCATCAAGCGGATCGACACCAGCAGGGCCGAAGCCCTCCCCGGGGTCGTCAAGGTGGTCACCGGAGCCGACTTCCCGTTCGGCTTCGGGCTCTACATGAAGGACCGCTACGTCTTCGCACAGGACCGGGTCCGGTTCGTCGGTGAACAGGTGGCCGCGGTGGTGGCCAGGGACGAAGGAACCGCCAAGCGGGCCGTGCAACTGGTCGACGTGGAGTACGAGGTGCTCGAGCCGGTGTTTGATCCGGTGTTCGCCGCCTCGGAGGACGCGCCGCTCCTCCATCCGGAGTTGAAGAACTACCCGCACGTGCCCTGGTTCTTCCCCCACAACGACACCAACATCGCCCACTGGCGCAAGACCCGCAAGGGCGACGTCGAGGCGGCCTTCGCGGAGGCCGACCTCGTGTTCGAGGACACCTACACCGTTCCCCGCTTCGCACATTGCGCGATCGAACCGCACGCGGTCGTTTCCTTGTACGACCGCGCCGGCCGCCTCACGATGTGGTCGGCCTCCCAGTCCCCTTACACGCAGCGCCACGTCATTGCTGAAGCGCTGGAGCCGCTCGGTCTCAGCCACCAGCAGATCCGCGTGATCACGCCCTATGTCGGAGGAGGCTTCGGAGGCAAGGCCGGAGTGTCGATGGAGATCATGGGGGCGGCACTGGCGACCGCCGTGCAGGGCCACCCGGTGAAGCTGCGGTTCTCCCGCGAGCAGGAGTTCTACAACACCTACCAGCGGCAGGGACTCGAGGCACGGATCAAGATCGGCGTGACGAACGACGGAACGATCACCGCCATCGAGCATACGATGCACTGGGATGCCGGCGCCTACGTCGAATACGGTGCCAACGTGGTCAACGCCGCCGGGTTGTCGGCCACCGGGCCCTACCGGGTGCCGAACGTCAAGATCGACTCACTGTGCGTCTACACGAACCTGCCCCCCGGTGGTCCGTACCGGGGCTTCGGCTACTCCGAGTTCAACTTCGGGCTCGAGTCGCACATCGACCGCATCGCGCACCGGTTGGGCATGGACCCGGTCGAGTTCCGCCGCAAGAACGCCATCGTCGAGGGGGACACCCTCTCCTACGGCGAGAAGATGAACCCCTCCGGTCTGCTCGAGTGCATCGACAAGGTGGCCGACGCGATCGATTGGGGCACCGAAGAGACGTCCGATGACCCGAACAAGGTGGTCGGAAAGGGCGTCGCCCTCATGTGGAAGGCACCGGCGATGCCGCCGAACGCTTCGTCGTCTTCGTTCCTGAAGTTCAACGAGGACGGTTCGATCAACGTGACCGTGTCCGGGATGGAGCTCGGGCAGGGCTATCTGACGGTCATGGCCCAGATCGTCGGTGAGGTGCTGGCGGTGCCGCCGGAGAAGATCCGGGTCGAGACGCCCGACACCGACCGGAACCCGTACGAGTGGCAGACGGTTGCCTCCCATGTGACGTGGGGTTGCGGCCAAGCCGTCGAGGCCGCCGCGATAGAGGCCCGCGAGAAGATCTTCGAGGTAGTCCACCGGGTTCACGGCTACGAGGAGGACTCGCTGTTCCTCAGCAGGGAGGCCGTGCGCTGCACGACCGACCCGGACTTCGAACTGCCGCTGCGGGATTTCGTGATCGCCGGTATCGAGACCGAGGACGGTTCCTACCGCGGTGGTCCGATCGTCGGTTCGGGAATGTTCATGCCCGAGTTCACTTCGGCCAGGAGCGATCCCGAGACCAGCCAGGGCGGTCACCCGAACGTCCACTACACGGTCGGCGCCGCCGGTGTCGTGCTCGAGGTCGACCGCCAGACCGGCAAGATGCACGTCCTCCGCACGGCCCTGGCGGTGGATGCAGGCAAGGCCATCAACCCCGACCTCGTGCGGGGCCAGATCGTCGGCGGCCTGGTCCAGGGTCTCGCCACCGTCCTGTACGAAGACATGCGGTACGACGAGGACGGCCGCCTGCTCAACCCGAACTTCACCGACTACAAGATCCCGACTTCGCTGGACATCCCCGACGAGATCATCCCGATCATCGTCGAGGTCCCCCAGCCGGACGGCCCGTTCGGGGCGCGGGGAGTCGGCGAGCACACGATGATCCCGGCAGCTCCGATGATCGCCAACGCGGTCGAGGACGCCTTGGGAATCCGGATCAAGTCAATGCCCGTCACCGCCGAGAAGGTGGCGCTGTCCCTCTGGGAAGGAGAAAACTGA
- a CDS encoding OB-fold domain-containing protein, giving the protein MAREIHAYECTKCGTVHYPFRMRCKSCGELEPFQFKTVPLPKRGKLLTFTKVYNLPAEYEVATLGLGIVELENGVRVTGQLEVDDPKIGMEVVGVVDVVRQEAYESFWGFIFHAA; this is encoded by the coding sequence ATGGCGCGCGAGATACATGCCTACGAGTGCACCAAGTGCGGCACGGTGCACTATCCGTTCCGGATGCGCTGCAAGAGTTGCGGTGAGCTGGAACCGTTCCAGTTCAAGACGGTGCCGCTCCCCAAGCGCGGCAAGCTCCTGACCTTCACGAAGGTGTACAACCTCCCGGCCGAGTACGAGGTGGCGACGCTGGGACTCGGAATCGTCGAGTTGGAGAACGGTGTGCGCGTGACCGGCCAGCTCGAGGTGGACGACCCGAAGATCGGCATGGAGGTCGTCGGTGTAGTCGATGTGGTCCGGCAGGAGGCCTACGAGAGCTTCTGGGGGTTCATCTTCCACGCCGCCTAG
- a CDS encoding xanthine dehydrogenase family protein subunit M, translating into MAIAHQFAYHKAATLDEAVEVLTRAGPTARVLAGGTDLVPWMRDDAVHPETVVDIKAIDALDEISLEGNHLYLGPLVTFSDLLTSELVAGHLPILREMADTVASPGIRNRATVAGNICSAVPSCDAGPTLLVLEASVAVLGPNGARTVPIEEWFVGPRRTALEQGEIVTGLSIPIPDRPHGAIYLKLQRYEGEDLSQAGVTVLVTGDNVFRIAFGAVGPVPSRARAIEQLLAGKVLSDELVAAAQHLVPGAISPITDMRATKEYRARICEVMLDRGLRAAVARRDGNGPAYGTRLI; encoded by the coding sequence ATGGCCATCGCCCACCAGTTCGCCTATCACAAGGCTGCCACGCTCGACGAGGCAGTTGAGGTCCTCACCCGGGCCGGACCGACCGCGCGCGTTTTGGCCGGCGGTACCGATCTGGTCCCATGGATGCGCGACGACGCCGTCCACCCCGAAACCGTCGTGGACATCAAGGCCATCGACGCGCTCGACGAGATCTCCCTCGAAGGCAACCATCTCTACCTCGGACCGCTGGTGACGTTCTCGGATCTGCTCACGTCCGAACTCGTCGCCGGCCACCTCCCGATCCTTCGCGAGATGGCGGACACCGTTGCCTCCCCGGGCATCCGCAACCGGGCAACCGTCGCCGGGAACATCTGCTCGGCCGTTCCGTCCTGCGACGCCGGCCCAACGCTGCTCGTACTCGAAGCCTCCGTGGCGGTGCTGGGCCCGAACGGAGCACGGACCGTTCCCATCGAGGAGTGGTTCGTCGGCCCGCGCCGAACCGCTCTCGAACAGGGCGAGATCGTCACGGGCTTGTCGATTCCGATCCCGGACCGGCCGCACGGCGCCATCTACCTCAAACTGCAGCGCTACGAAGGTGAGGATCTCTCCCAGGCCGGGGTCACGGTCCTGGTCACCGGCGACAACGTCTTCCGGATCGCCTTCGGCGCGGTCGGGCCCGTCCCTTCCCGGGCCCGGGCGATTGAGCAGTTGCTGGCCGGAAAGGTCCTGTCGGACGAACTGGTCGCGGCGGCCCAACACCTGGTTCCCGGGGCCATATCACCGATCACCGACATGCGGGCCACCAAGGAGTACCGGGCTCGCATATGTGAGGTGATGCTCGACAGGGGCCTGCGCGCAGCCGTTGCGAGGCGTGACGGAAACGGTCCTGCCTACGGGACACGGCTGATCTAG
- a CDS encoding acetyl-CoA acetyltransferase gives MRDVYVAGIGITSFTRLEYPLSEIASFPAMLAMRDSGLTDIEQVYVANMGGPRVNHQTALASAVVDSLSLTPAGAAAIENGPASGSAAIKEGFLAVASGMHDIVLVTGAERMREVNNLEATDFIATLTHPLAEYIYGVTLPSHAAMFTRLYMEQYGVTERHLAMVAVKNQNNAMLNEFAHLHQPITLEGILDSPEAMTNNPYVSEPLRFFDACPVSDGGAAVILVSEEIARSIGRPLIRLAGVGQATDTHAVHERENPTDLLAVRRAAELSFGMAGLTPADVDVAELHDAFTILEIAESEEVGFFPKGEGHIALEKGETALDGRIPINPSGGLKGKGHPVGATGVGQAHEIVHQLRGEAGERQIAGARVGFTCNFGGFGNNVICLTFVRED, from the coding sequence ATGCGTGACGTCTACGTAGCCGGCATCGGCATCACGTCGTTCACCAGACTCGAATACCCGCTGTCGGAGATCGCCTCGTTTCCGGCGATGCTGGCCATGCGGGACTCGGGTCTCACCGACATCGAACAGGTCTACGTCGCCAACATGGGCGGGCCGAGGGTCAACCATCAGACGGCGCTGGCTTCGGCCGTTGTCGACAGCCTCAGCCTGACGCCGGCCGGCGCGGCAGCCATCGAGAACGGCCCGGCCTCCGGATCCGCGGCGATCAAGGAGGGTTTCCTGGCCGTCGCGTCGGGAATGCACGACATAGTCCTGGTGACGGGCGCAGAGCGGATGCGCGAGGTGAACAACCTCGAGGCGACCGATTTCATCGCCACGCTCACTCATCCGCTCGCCGAGTACATCTACGGAGTGACGCTGCCTTCGCACGCGGCGATGTTCACCCGCCTCTACATGGAGCAGTACGGGGTGACGGAGCGGCACCTGGCGATGGTGGCGGTGAAGAACCAGAACAACGCCATGCTCAACGAGTTCGCCCACTTGCATCAGCCGATAACGCTCGAAGGCATCCTCGATTCGCCTGAAGCCATGACCAACAACCCGTACGTCTCCGAGCCGCTGCGGTTCTTCGATGCGTGCCCGGTTTCGGACGGCGGAGCGGCGGTGATTCTCGTCTCCGAGGAGATCGCCAGGAGCATCGGCCGCCCGTTGATCAGGCTGGCCGGTGTCGGCCAGGCGACCGACACGCACGCCGTTCACGAACGGGAGAATCCCACGGATCTCCTGGCCGTGCGGCGTGCCGCCGAGTTGTCTTTCGGCATGGCGGGACTCACTCCTGCCGATGTGGACGTGGCCGAACTCCACGACGCCTTCACCATTCTCGAGATCGCCGAGAGCGAGGAAGTTGGTTTCTTCCCGAAGGGTGAGGGTCACATCGCCCTCGAGAAGGGCGAAACGGCGCTCGACGGTCGCATCCCGATCAACCCGTCCGGCGGATTGAAGGGCAAGGGCCACCCGGTCGGCGCAACGGGAGTCGGGCAGGCCCACGAGATCGTGCACCAGCTGCGCGGCGAGGCCGGCGAACGACAGATTGCCGGTGCAAGGGTTGGATTCACCTGCAACTTCGGCGGATTCGGCAACAACGTCATCTGCCTGACTTTCGTGAGGGAGGACTGA
- a CDS encoding AfsR/SARP family transcriptional regulator yields the protein MIRLRREMAGARRHAWPPEGPAVLALGPLVITNQGDTGHIGGPKQQLVLALLLEAAGSSVGVDRLIDGVWDADPPASARGTLQSYLSNIRASLGDIIVREGAAYRIDVTPGNFDVLRFESLVESARTAVEADPAGGVASYRSALSLWRGEPYAGLDSCPTLHSEVVRLEELKVAALEDCLDAELRLGRHSTLVAELEQLVSTHPFRERLISQLVLALYRSGRRVDALSVLQDARVAFLDEFGLSPSL from the coding sequence GTGATTCGCTTGCGCCGGGAGATGGCCGGTGCCAGAAGGCATGCGTGGCCGCCGGAAGGGCCCGCGGTTCTGGCTCTCGGACCCCTGGTAATCACCAACCAAGGAGACACCGGTCATATCGGCGGTCCGAAGCAGCAACTCGTTCTCGCGCTGCTCCTGGAGGCCGCCGGTTCCAGTGTCGGCGTTGATCGCCTCATCGACGGGGTTTGGGATGCTGATCCCCCTGCGTCGGCACGCGGAACTTTGCAGAGCTACCTTTCGAACATTCGGGCGAGCCTCGGTGACATCATCGTGCGAGAGGGGGCGGCCTACCGTATCGACGTAACGCCCGGCAACTTCGACGTCCTGCGGTTCGAGAGCCTCGTGGAATCCGCTCGAACGGCCGTTGAAGCCGATCCGGCGGGTGGGGTCGCTTCTTACCGGTCTGCCCTGTCGCTGTGGAGAGGGGAGCCCTATGCGGGCCTCGACTCTTGCCCGACGTTGCACAGTGAGGTTGTGAGGCTCGAAGAGTTGAAAGTCGCCGCTCTCGAGGACTGTCTTGATGCCGAACTGCGCCTCGGCAGGCATTCGACTCTCGTGGCCGAACTGGAGCAGCTTGTTTCCACCCATCCGTTCAGAGAACGTTTGATATCCCAGCTGGTGCTGGCGCTCTACCGGAGTGGCCGGCGGGTTGATGCTCTGAGCGTCCTTCAAGATGCCCGGGTGGCGTTTCTCGACGAGTTCGGGCTGAGTCCGTCACTC